In a single window of the Gammaproteobacteria bacterium genome:
- a CDS encoding sulfurtransferase TusA family protein → MTDFTSELDARGLNCPLPILRTKKAIADLNAGEVLKVVATDPGAVKDFEAFCKQTGHELLDHSQGGGEFTFFIKKS, encoded by the coding sequence ATGACCGACTTTACCTCGGAACTTGACGCCCGCGGCCTGAACTGCCCCCTGCCCATCCTGCGCACCAAGAAAGCCATCGCCGACCTGAACGCCGGTGAAGTGCTCAAGGTTGTGGCCACCGATCCCGGTGCCGTGAAGGACTTCGAAGCCTTCTGCAAGCAGACCGGTCACGAGCTGCTCGATCACAGCCAGGGCGGCGGTGAGTTCACTTTCTTCATCAAGAAGTCGTAA
- the hslU gene encoding ATP-dependent protease ATPase subunit HslU, giving the protein MSIMTPREIVQELDKHIVGQNAAKRAVAIALRNRWRRMQLDPELRQEVTPKNILMIGPTGVGKTEIARRLARLAKAPFIKVEATKFTEVGYVGREVDSIIRDLMDVAVKQLREEEVTKVRHRAEEAAEERLLDALLPGRQTTGFLSEPQSAGGDDHTRQKLRKLLREGELDDREIEIEVSAMPMGVEIMTPPGMEEMASQLQGMFQNLAGRKQQSRKLKVKDAFKLLTEEEAYKMINDEDIKLRAVDFVEQNGIVFIDEIDKVTRRGETGGADVSREGVQRDLLPLVEGSTITTKYGQVRTDHILFIASGAFHLSKPSDLVPELQGRLPIRVELDDLKAEDFVRILTEPDASLTEQYSALLQTEGIAVEFAEDGVQRIAEIAYQVNERTENIGARRLHTVLERLLEDVSFHAPDGESQVRIDAAYVDKVLGELVQDEDLSRYIL; this is encoded by the coding sequence ATGAGCATCATGACCCCCCGCGAAATCGTCCAGGAACTGGACAAACACATCGTCGGCCAGAATGCCGCCAAGCGTGCCGTGGCCATCGCCCTGCGCAACCGCTGGCGCCGCATGCAGCTCGATCCCGAGCTGCGCCAGGAGGTCACGCCGAAAAACATCCTGATGATCGGCCCCACCGGCGTGGGCAAGACCGAGATCGCACGCCGCTTGGCCCGGCTGGCCAAGGCGCCGTTCATCAAGGTCGAGGCGACCAAGTTCACCGAGGTCGGTTATGTCGGCCGCGAAGTGGATTCCATCATCCGCGACCTGATGGACGTGGCGGTCAAGCAGTTGCGCGAGGAAGAGGTCACCAAGGTACGGCATCGCGCGGAGGAGGCTGCGGAGGAGCGCCTGCTGGACGCCCTGCTGCCGGGCCGCCAGACCACGGGCTTCCTGAGCGAGCCGCAATCCGCGGGCGGCGACGACCACACCCGCCAGAAGCTGCGCAAGCTGTTGCGCGAAGGCGAGCTCGACGATCGTGAGATCGAGATCGAGGTGTCGGCCATGCCGATGGGCGTGGAGATCATGACCCCGCCGGGCATGGAGGAAATGGCCAGCCAGCTGCAGGGCATGTTCCAGAACCTGGCCGGGCGCAAGCAGCAGTCGCGCAAGCTCAAGGTCAAGGACGCCTTCAAGCTCCTTACCGAGGAAGAGGCCTACAAGATGATCAACGACGAGGACATCAAGCTGCGCGCGGTGGATTTCGTCGAACAGAACGGGATCGTCTTCATCGACGAGATCGACAAGGTCACGCGCCGCGGCGAGACCGGCGGCGCCGACGTCTCCCGCGAGGGGGTGCAGCGCGACCTGCTGCCGCTGGTGGAGGGCAGCACCATTACCACCAAGTACGGCCAGGTGCGCACCGACCACATCCTGTTCATCGCCTCGGGGGCCTTTCATCTGTCCAAGCCTTCCGACCTGGTCCCGGAACTCCAGGGACGCCTGCCGATCCGGGTGGAGCTGGACGACCTCAAGGCGGAGGATTTCGTGCGCATCCTCACCGAGCCCGATGCCTCGCTCACCGAGCAGTACAGCGCACTGCTGCAAACGGAGGGCATTGCGGTCGAGTTTGCCGAGGACGGCGTGCAGCGTATTGCCGAGATCGCCTATCAGGTCAACGAGCGCACCGAAAACATCGGCGCCCGGCGCCTGCATACCGTGCTGGAGCGTCTGCTGGAAGACGTCTCCTTCCACGCCCCCGACGGTGAATCGCAGGTGCGTATCGACGCGGCCTATGTGGACAAGGTGCTGGGCGAACTGGTTCAGGACGAAGACCTCAGCCGTTATATACTGTGA
- a CDS encoding DUF484 family protein, whose amino-acid sequence MNSEQKTDAGVTDETAIVEYLRSHPDFFERHQALLEILKLPHPTGGAVSLIERQLGVMRDKIRFLERKLQELVDVARENEQLSMRLHHLALGLIEADSLDAVLALTKEQLREGLRTDYVAIRLFSDEARENDLHFISPSHPALAAETRLFKERRPVCGRFKPELLQLLFGDEAETIESAVLVPLGDRLGLLALGAQDPQRFHPGMGTLFLGYLGDLVGQALTLQLRPAADPAA is encoded by the coding sequence ATGAACAGTGAGCAAAAAACCGACGCCGGCGTGACCGACGAAACAGCGATTGTTGAGTATCTGCGCAGTCATCCGGACTTTTTCGAACGGCATCAGGCCCTGCTGGAAATCCTCAAGCTGCCGCATCCGACGGGGGGCGCTGTATCGCTGATCGAGCGCCAGCTCGGCGTGATGCGCGACAAGATCCGTTTTCTGGAGCGTAAGCTGCAGGAGCTGGTCGATGTGGCGCGCGAGAACGAGCAGCTCAGCATGCGCCTGCATCATCTGGCCCTGGGGCTGATCGAGGCGGACAGCCTCGATGCGGTGCTCGCGCTGACCAAGGAGCAACTGCGCGAAGGTCTGCGCACCGACTACGTCGCCATCCGCCTGTTCAGCGATGAGGCGCGCGAGAACGACCTCCACTTCATTTCGCCCTCGCATCCCGCCCTGGCGGCGGAAACCCGTCTGTTCAAGGAAAGAAGGCCGGTGTGCGGCCGTTTCAAGCCCGAACTGCTGCAGCTGCTGTTCGGCGACGAGGCCGAGACCATCGAGTCGGCCGTGCTGGTCCCGCTGGGCGACCGCCTGGGGCTGCTCGCACTCGGCGCGCAGGACCCGCAACGCTTTCATCCCGGCATGGGCACGCTGTTCCTGGGTTACCTCGGGGACCTGGTGGGCCAGGCCCTCACCCTGCAATTGCGCCCTGCCGCCGACCCCGCCGCTTGA
- a CDS encoding class I SAM-dependent methyltransferase, translating to MNKQTHWETVYRERAVDMLSWFQATPAVSLALIDAARQPKAAPIIDMGGGASKLAYLLKGKGYRDITVVDIAAGALQKSRDQMGPAAKGITWIQGDATKLDLPKAYRIWHDRAVFHFLTDPSDRQAYLDRLDRYLEPGGQVILATFALDGPEKCSGLPVQRYSPETLAETLDGSFRLLDFVEETHQTPACAEQAFIYCRFERKTN from the coding sequence ATGAATAAACAGACACACTGGGAAACGGTGTACCGGGAACGGGCGGTGGACATGCTCAGCTGGTTTCAGGCCACGCCCGCCGTCTCCCTGGCCCTGATCGATGCCGCCAGGCAGCCCAAGGCTGCCCCGATCATCGACATGGGCGGGGGGGCCTCCAAGCTCGCCTATCTGTTGAAAGGAAAGGGCTACAGAGATATCACGGTGGTGGATATCGCCGCCGGGGCATTGCAGAAAAGCCGCGACCAGATGGGGCCCGCCGCCAAAGGGATCACCTGGATCCAGGGCGATGCGACCAAGCTGGATCTGCCCAAGGCCTATCGTATCTGGCATGATCGCGCCGTTTTTCATTTCCTGACCGATCCGTCCGACCGGCAGGCTTACCTCGATCGGCTCGATCGTTATCTGGAACCGGGTGGTCAGGTGATACTCGCCACCTTCGCGCTGGACGGCCCGGAAAAGTGCAGCGGCCTGCCGGTGCAGCGTTACAGCCCGGAGACCCTGGCGGAGACGCTTGACGGCAGCTTCCGGTTGCTGGATTTCGTGGAGGAAACCCACCAGACGCCCGCTTGCGCCGAACAGGCGTTCATCTACTGCCGCTTCGAACGCAAGACCAACTGA
- a CDS encoding SCP2 sterol-binding domain-containing protein, translating into MKTPVALSAALETALNAWLRVDPEQAAGLGRLEGKVVGLEVRGLGLNLYLFPSARGFQVQGDYTGEPDCMIRATPLALVRLGVARDTAGSMGGDDVVIEGDSTLGQQLREVLQSIEFDWEEALSKAVGDAAAHQVGRAARDIRQWLQRSGESLRQDVTEYLQEESRGLPTRIEVEHFLDEVDTLRTDVDRLEARIARLERERVED; encoded by the coding sequence ATGAAGACACCGGTCGCCCTCAGCGCCGCCCTGGAAACCGCCCTCAATGCCTGGCTCCGGGTCGACCCCGAACAGGCTGCCGGACTGGGGCGCCTGGAAGGCAAGGTGGTTGGCCTGGAAGTGCGCGGCCTCGGTCTCAACCTGTACCTGTTTCCCTCGGCGCGAGGATTCCAGGTGCAGGGTGATTACACCGGCGAGCCGGACTGCATGATCCGCGCGACCCCGCTGGCGCTGGTACGGCTGGGTGTGGCGCGCGATACCGCCGGTTCCATGGGCGGCGACGATGTCGTCATCGAGGGCGACAGTACGCTCGGCCAGCAATTGCGCGAGGTGCTGCAGTCCATCGAGTTCGACTGGGAGGAAGCCCTGTCAAAAGCGGTGGGCGATGCCGCCGCGCATCAGGTCGGGCGCGCGGCGCGCGATATCCGGCAATGGCTGCAGCGCAGCGGCGAGTCGCTGCGTCAGGATGTGACCGAATACCTGCAGGAAGAGAGCCGCGGATTGCCCACCCGCATCGAGGTCGAACATTTCCTCGACGAGGTGGATACCCTGCGCACCGACGTGGATCGCCTCGAGGCACGGATCGCCCGGCTGGAACGGGAGCGGGTGGAAGACTGA
- the ubiE gene encoding bifunctional demethylmenaquinone methyltransferase/2-methoxy-6-polyprenyl-1,4-benzoquinol methylase UbiE, whose amino-acid sequence MSEQKTTHFGFKQVPVEEKARRVAGVFHSVAQKYDLMNDLMSFGVHRLWKRYAIEISGVKRGDRVLDLAGGTGDLTERFAGIVGAEGEMVLADINASMLLEGRERLTDEGLAGNIRYCQVNAETLPFPDDYFDCITIAFGLRNVTDKDKALQSMYRVLKPGGRLLVLEFSTPVMPGLKPVYDLYSFKALPLMGKLVAGDAESYRYLAESIRMHPDQETLKGMMEAAGFERCEYFNLSGGIVAVHRGYKL is encoded by the coding sequence ATGAGCGAACAAAAGACCACCCACTTCGGGTTCAAGCAGGTGCCGGTCGAGGAAAAGGCCCGGCGCGTCGCGGGCGTGTTTCATTCCGTCGCCCAGAAATACGATCTGATGAACGACCTGATGTCGTTCGGCGTGCACCGTTTGTGGAAGCGCTATGCCATCGAGATCTCGGGCGTGAAGCGCGGGGATCGCGTGCTCGACCTGGCCGGCGGCACCGGTGACCTGACCGAGCGCTTCGCCGGCATCGTCGGCGCCGAGGGCGAGATGGTGCTGGCGGATATCAATGCCTCCATGCTGCTCGAAGGGCGTGAACGCCTTACCGATGAGGGCCTGGCCGGCAACATCCGCTACTGCCAGGTGAATGCCGAGACCCTGCCGTTTCCGGACGACTACTTCGATTGCATCACCATCGCCTTCGGTCTGCGCAACGTGACCGACAAGGACAAGGCCCTGCAGTCCATGTACCGGGTGCTCAAACCCGGTGGGCGGCTGCTGGTGCTGGAGTTCTCCACGCCGGTGATGCCCGGACTCAAACCGGTCTATGACCTGTATTCGTTCAAGGCCCTGCCGTTGATGGGCAAGCTGGTGGCCGGCGACGCGGAAAGCTATCGCTATCTGGCCGAATCCATCCGCATGCACCCGGATCAGGAAACCCTCAAAGGGATGATGGAGGCCGCCGGCTTCGAACGCTGCGAATACTTCAATCTCAGCGGCGGCATCGTCGCCGTCCATCGGGGCTACAAGCTGTGA
- the dapF gene encoding diaminopimelate epimerase: MLIQFAKMHGLGNDFVVIDAVRQAVSLSPEQVRFLANRRFGVGCDQVLLVEPSASPEADFHYRIFNADGNEVEQCGNGARCFARFVREAGLTDKTEIRVETSGGLIVLHVQPDEQVTVDMGVPRLTPAEIPFQADAPAVSYLLDVDGEQYEIGAVSMGNPHAVLLVDNVQTAPVPRLGPLIEAHPRFPRHVNVGFMQVVDPGHVRLRVYERGAGETLACGTGACAAVVSGRLRHLLDETVAVDLPGGRLMINWSGEGAPVLMTGPAVTVFKGSIDL, translated from the coding sequence ATGTTGATTCAGTTTGCCAAAATGCACGGTCTCGGCAACGATTTTGTGGTTATCGATGCCGTACGGCAGGCCGTTTCGCTGTCTCCGGAGCAGGTCCGGTTCCTGGCCAACCGGCGCTTCGGGGTGGGCTGCGACCAGGTTCTGCTGGTGGAACCGTCCGCCTCGCCGGAAGCGGATTTCCACTATCGGATCTTCAATGCGGACGGCAACGAGGTGGAGCAGTGCGGCAACGGTGCGCGTTGTTTCGCCCGTTTCGTGCGCGAGGCGGGGCTGACGGACAAGACCGAAATCCGGGTGGAGACGTCCGGCGGGCTCATCGTGCTGCACGTCCAGCCGGACGAACAGGTCACGGTCGATATGGGCGTGCCGAGACTGACGCCGGCGGAAATTCCGTTCCAGGCCGACGCCCCCGCCGTGAGTTATCTGCTGGACGTCGACGGTGAGCAGTACGAGATCGGGGCGGTGTCCATGGGCAATCCGCACGCCGTGCTGCTGGTGGACAACGTGCAGACCGCGCCCGTGCCGCGGCTGGGGCCGCTGATCGAGGCCCATCCGCGCTTTCCGCGCCACGTCAACGTCGGCTTCATGCAGGTCGTGGATCCGGGACACGTCAGGCTGCGGGTGTACGAGCGGGGCGCCGGGGAGACCCTGGCCTGCGGCACCGGGGCCTGTGCGGCGGTGGTTTCCGGGCGCCTGCGCCATCTGCTGGATGAAACCGTGGCGGTTGATCTCCCGGGAGGCCGTCTTATGATTAACTGGAGTGGGGAGGGTGCGCCGGTTCTGATGACCGGACCGGCGGTGACCGTATTCAAGGGCAGCATCGATTTATGA
- a CDS encoding RDD family protein, with protein sequence MSLPPDTHYAGFWRRLLAVLIDVLWFLPVFWVLMHLLPVTGLQQVQAIEMHILQSQTAVEQQQYMNQLVMASSGFGNGWDFLLNWVFPVVVTVFFWVKFRGSPGKLLTRCRVVDAETGGRLGILQGALRYFAYVASMLPLFLGFLWIGWDRRKQGFHDKIAHSVVIVAEPESRS encoded by the coding sequence GTGAGCCTGCCGCCGGACACGCATTATGCGGGGTTCTGGCGGCGCCTTCTGGCCGTACTCATCGACGTTCTCTGGTTTCTGCCCGTATTCTGGGTATTGATGCACCTGTTGCCGGTGACCGGCCTGCAGCAGGTGCAGGCTATCGAAATGCACATTCTGCAAAGCCAGACTGCGGTCGAGCAGCAGCAATACATGAATCAGCTGGTCATGGCGTCATCCGGTTTCGGCAACGGCTGGGACTTTTTACTCAACTGGGTATTTCCGGTCGTGGTCACCGTGTTCTTCTGGGTCAAGTTCCGCGGCTCGCCGGGCAAGCTGCTCACCCGCTGCCGGGTAGTGGACGCCGAAACGGGCGGGCGGCTCGGCATCCTGCAGGGCGCGTTGCGCTACTTCGCTTACGTGGCGTCGATGTTGCCGCTGTTTCTGGGGTTCTTGTGGATCGGTTGGGATCGCCGCAAGCAGGGCTTCCACGACAAGATCGCCCATAGTGTCGTCATCGTTGCAGAACCGGAGAGCAGGTCATGA
- the hslV gene encoding ATP-dependent protease subunit HslV, which produces MEQYRGTTIVGIRRDNAVVIAGDGQVSLGNTVMKGNARKVRRLYNNKVIAGFAGGTADAFTLFERFETKLQEYSGNLTRAAVELAKDWRTDRMLRRLEALLAVADSNASLIISGNGDVIEPEKGLIAIGSGGPYAQAAARALLENTELNAREIAEKALNIAADICIYTNHNLTIEEL; this is translated from the coding sequence TTGGAACAGTACAGAGGTACCACCATTGTCGGCATCCGGCGCGATAACGCCGTGGTGATCGCCGGTGATGGGCAGGTCAGTCTGGGCAATACCGTCATGAAGGGCAACGCCCGCAAGGTGCGCCGCTTGTACAACAACAAGGTGATCGCCGGCTTTGCCGGCGGCACGGCGGATGCCTTCACCCTGTTCGAGCGTTTCGAGACCAAGCTCCAGGAATACAGCGGCAACCTGACCCGCGCCGCGGTCGAGCTGGCCAAGGACTGGCGCACGGACCGCATGCTGCGTCGACTGGAGGCGCTGCTGGCAGTGGCCGACAGCAATGCCTCGCTGATCATTTCCGGCAACGGCGACGTGATCGAGCCGGAAAAGGGGCTGATCGCCATCGGCTCGGGCGGTCCCTACGCCCAGGCCGCGGCCCGCGCCCTGTTGGAGAACACCGAGCTGAATGCGCGCGAGATCGCCGAAAAGGCGCTGAATATCGCCGCGGACATCTGCATCTACACGAACCACAACCTCACTATCGAAGAACTCTGA
- a CDS encoding DUF971 domain-containing protein has translation MASPRPTEIHLHQKSRVLELAYEDGTRFKLPCEYLRVFSPSAEVRGHGPGQEVLQLGKEDVNITGVEPVGNYAVKLVFSDGHDTGIYDWNYLYELGVTQDEKWQAYLDRLAESGYQRKMN, from the coding sequence ATGGCCAGTCCGCGCCCGACAGAAATCCACCTGCATCAGAAATCCCGTGTGCTGGAGCTGGCCTACGAGGACGGCACCCGCTTCAAGCTGCCCTGCGAATATCTGCGGGTGTTTTCCCCCTCGGCCGAAGTGCGCGGCCATGGACCGGGCCAGGAGGTCCTGCAGCTCGGCAAGGAGGATGTGAACATCACCGGCGTCGAGCCGGTGGGCAACTATGCCGTGAAGCTGGTGTTCAGCGATGGGCACGACACCGGTATCTACGACTGGAACTACCTCTACGAACTGGGCGTGACCCAGGACGAGAAGTGGCAGGCCTACCTCGACCGGCTGGCAGAGTCCGGTTACCAGCGCAAGATGAACTGA